A DNA window from Agarivorans sp. TSD2052 contains the following coding sequences:
- a CDS encoding EAL domain-containing protein: MGFDKQHHKVVSIESAINLANQPTLEPLNYFPHFQPIVFLPSGQIAGYEALARTHQQHSKVVSAGELFSNHRYSLSERRNIDRVVRKQALEQFAAAEQDGFLTLNIVPDWVDMLSSKICTPTIAMIDEIGIDPAKVVIEITEASGNIDNLQRVVKAYHQAGLKVAIDDFGAGASQLDRIIALEPDIIKLDMRLFKNATKGGLPADVVLSVAELVQRVGCELICEGVETEQEFHFGVECGARYMQGWLFHKAEERFLPAQDSQAKVKQLLASYLQRKSHRTLETVKHNVNVKTSVLALKHLIQNVQSVASLAAQLVNVGILRYFLCKIDGTQVSPNFDVTEQGIIEDNQFVGANWSFRPYFHALIALDSVKPQQLILSKIYRDSSSKEMCKTFSTYISKDVVLLVDCKVKDDTLFVD, translated from the coding sequence ATGGGTTTTGATAAACAACATCATAAAGTTGTTAGTATTGAGTCGGCAATTAATCTCGCTAATCAACCAACTTTAGAGCCACTCAATTACTTTCCGCATTTTCAGCCCATCGTTTTTTTGCCTTCAGGGCAAATAGCGGGTTATGAAGCGCTAGCAAGAACCCATCAGCAACATAGCAAGGTAGTGAGTGCTGGCGAGCTGTTTTCTAACCATCGTTATTCGCTCAGTGAGCGACGCAACATTGACCGTGTTGTTCGTAAACAAGCCTTGGAGCAGTTTGCCGCGGCTGAGCAGGATGGCTTTCTCACGCTCAATATTGTGCCTGATTGGGTGGATATGTTGAGCAGCAAAATATGCACTCCAACCATAGCCATGATTGACGAAATTGGTATTGATCCCGCCAAGGTGGTGATAGAAATTACTGAGGCGAGCGGTAATATTGATAACCTACAGCGCGTGGTTAAAGCCTATCATCAGGCTGGCTTGAAAGTGGCGATTGATGACTTTGGTGCGGGCGCTTCGCAACTGGACAGAATTATTGCTTTAGAGCCTGATATTATTAAATTGGACATGCGTTTATTTAAAAATGCTACCAAAGGAGGCTTACCGGCAGATGTGGTGTTATCTGTTGCAGAGTTGGTGCAGCGGGTGGGCTGCGAACTGATTTGCGAGGGCGTAGAAACAGAGCAAGAGTTTCATTTTGGGGTAGAGTGTGGCGCGAGATATATGCAGGGCTGGTTATTTCATAAAGCCGAGGAACGTTTTTTACCTGCTCAAGATAGCCAAGCTAAGGTAAAGCAGTTGCTTGCTAGTTATTTGCAACGTAAAAGTCATCGAACCCTAGAGACGGTAAAACACAATGTTAACGTAAAAACGAGCGTGTTGGCCTTAAAACATTTAATTCAAAATGTTCAATCGGTGGCCAGTTTAGCTGCACAATTGGTCAATGTCGGTATCTTGAGATATTTCCTTTGTAAAATAGACGGCACCCAAGTATCGCCAAATTTTGATGTGACCGAGCAAGGCATTATTGAAGATAACCAATTTGTGGGTGCAAATTGGAGTTTTCGACCATATTTCCATGCGCTAATTGCGTTAGATTCAGTGAAACCACAACAGCTAATTTTGTCGAAAATCTATCGTGATTCAAGTAGTAAAGAAATGTGTAAAACCTTCAGTACCTACATAAGTAAAGACGTGGTGCTGTTGGTGGACTGCAAGGTGAAAGATGACACGCTATTTGTTGATTGA
- a CDS encoding ribonuclease H family protein: MAKKYYVVWQGRETGIFTDWPTCKRHIDKFAGARYKSFPTLAEAEAAFGGNASSTVKAGATAIARKRSSGQTVKTYTAAEVNKLAAEVKIFTDGGCEPNPGKAGSGLALYRDNQVAELWYGLYNPNGTNNTAELHALNQAMIMAEKELAKGLRVAILCDSKYSIQCVTQWAAGWKKKGWKKASGEIKNLELIQEMFERYDALKGKLQVLHVNGHVGVEGNELADRMSIHAIAEKNPAFCAYPQPLDLKAILALRAG; this comes from the coding sequence ATGGCTAAAAAGTACTACGTAGTTTGGCAAGGTCGTGAGACAGGCATTTTTACCGATTGGCCAACCTGTAAACGCCACATCGATAAGTTTGCGGGTGCACGTTATAAATCGTTTCCCACCTTAGCTGAGGCCGAAGCCGCTTTTGGTGGCAATGCGAGTAGCACGGTTAAAGCTGGAGCCACTGCCATTGCGCGTAAGCGCTCCTCTGGGCAAACTGTTAAGACCTATACGGCTGCAGAGGTAAATAAGTTAGCAGCGGAAGTGAAAATATTTACCGACGGTGGTTGTGAACCCAACCCTGGTAAAGCTGGGTCTGGCCTTGCGCTATATAGAGACAATCAAGTCGCTGAGTTATGGTATGGCTTGTATAACCCTAATGGCACCAATAATACCGCCGAGTTACATGCGCTAAATCAGGCGATGATTATGGCTGAAAAAGAGTTGGCTAAAGGCTTAAGAGTGGCTATTTTGTGTGACTCTAAATACTCGATTCAGTGTGTAACCCAGTGGGCCGCGGGTTGGAAGAAAAAGGGCTGGAAAAAGGCCAGTGGTGAGATTAAAAATCTTGAGTTGATTCAAGAAATGTTCGAGCGCTATGATGCACTCAAAGGCAAGCTGCAAGTATTGCATGTTAATGGCCACGTAGGGGTAGAGGGCAACGAACTTGCAGACCGAATGTCGATACATGCCATTGCAGAAAAGAACCCTGCATTTTGTGCTTATCCTCAACCTTTAGACCTTAAGGCTATCTTAGCTTTACGCGCGGGTTAG
- a CDS encoding BCCT family transporter, which translates to MGLKSKKYSIESTDYQVGQDNISKWGMDVHNTVFVVSLGLSILFIVTLLALPPADAKAAIDFIKGAALSKFDFLFMWGANILLVVAIILAFSPLGKIRLGGDQATPDYSKTSWIAMLFAAGMGIGLIFWGVAEPTAFFTNWFGTPLNAEPYTEAGRELALGATVFHWGLHAWAIYGMTALSLAYFVYNKGLPLSMRSVFYPLLGDRVWGKTGDLIDVLTVLVTLFGLATSLGLGGAQAASGISHVFGIENNLYLQQAIIVLIMGLAIVSVIRGMDGGVKFLSNLNMVIAFVFLGLIAVFNFTTVLDSLVTAVTGYVKNILPLSQTSGRDDTAWLHGWTVFYWAWWVAYAPLFGMFVARISKGRTVREFLLCVLLIPTLVTTAWMSVFGGVAIQQVIDKVGQLGLDQGIADVSLSLFYMLDAYPLGNVLSVIAVVLIVVFFVTTLDSGSIVIDGMTAGGKLEVPIKQKVVWAVISGAIAMLMLWIGGTESVQTLQSITIIAALPFTIILLLGCVSLMKGLMTEVDKPQVSTNQVNE; encoded by the coding sequence ATGGGTTTAAAATCAAAAAAGTACAGTATTGAATCTACTGACTATCAAGTGGGTCAAGATAACATCAGTAAATGGGGGATGGATGTCCATAACACTGTTTTTGTCGTCTCACTTGGCTTGTCTATTCTTTTCATTGTTACCCTTCTAGCATTACCGCCAGCAGATGCAAAAGCAGCCATTGATTTCATTAAGGGTGCTGCGCTGTCTAAGTTTGACTTCCTCTTTATGTGGGGAGCCAACATCTTGTTAGTTGTTGCCATTATTTTAGCGTTTTCACCTTTAGGTAAAATTCGCTTAGGAGGGGATCAGGCAACTCCTGATTATTCCAAAACATCTTGGATAGCAATGCTCTTTGCTGCAGGCATGGGCATTGGGCTGATTTTTTGGGGCGTTGCCGAGCCAACGGCATTCTTTACCAACTGGTTTGGTACGCCACTAAATGCTGAACCTTATACCGAGGCTGGTCGTGAACTGGCGTTAGGGGCAACTGTCTTCCACTGGGGCTTACACGCATGGGCCATCTATGGCATGACAGCCCTTAGCCTTGCCTACTTTGTTTACAACAAAGGCTTACCACTCTCTATGCGCTCTGTGTTTTACCCTTTGTTGGGTGACCGAGTTTGGGGTAAAACGGGTGACCTAATTGACGTATTAACAGTATTGGTTACTTTGTTTGGCCTAGCGACCTCTCTTGGTTTAGGGGGCGCACAAGCGGCTAGCGGTATCAGCCATGTTTTCGGAATCGAAAATAACCTCTATCTTCAGCAAGCCATTATTGTGTTGATTATGGGCTTAGCAATTGTTTCTGTTATACGAGGCATGGATGGAGGCGTTAAGTTTTTAAGTAATCTGAATATGGTGATTGCGTTTGTATTCCTTGGTCTGATTGCTGTTTTTAATTTCACCACCGTGTTGGATTCTTTGGTTACCGCTGTAACGGGTTATGTGAAAAACATTCTTCCGTTAAGCCAAACTTCTGGCCGTGATGATACCGCTTGGTTGCACGGTTGGACGGTGTTCTATTGGGCATGGTGGGTTGCGTATGCACCTCTGTTTGGTATGTTCGTTGCTCGCATATCTAAAGGGCGTACCGTTCGCGAGTTTCTTCTTTGTGTATTGCTTATTCCAACATTGGTAACAACGGCTTGGATGTCTGTATTCGGTGGCGTTGCGATTCAACAGGTGATCGATAAGGTGGGGCAACTAGGCCTTGATCAAGGCATTGCCGATGTCTCTCTAAGCTTATTCTATATGTTAGATGCGTACCCCTTAGGGAATGTTCTTTCTGTTATTGCTGTAGTACTGATTGTTGTTTTCTTTGTGACAACCTTAGACTCGGGTTCTATTGTTATTGATGGCATGACCGCGGGGGGTAAGTTAGAAGTACCGATCAAACAGAAAGTCGTTTGGGCTGTTATCTCTGGAGCTATCGCAATGCTTATGTTGTGGATTGGCGGTACTGAATCTGTTCAAACTCTGCAATCCATTACCATTATTGCTGCATTGCCGTTTACCATTATACTTTTGTTGGGCTGTGTTAGCCTGATGAAAGGTTTAATGACAGAAGTTGATAAACCCCAAGTATCAACTAACCAAGTTAATGAATGA
- a CDS encoding LysR family transcriptional regulator, whose product MTHIWSGCIAMGNREDETVLTFSSHNLECFIAAAEMGTFNKAARKLGKSSSTVSRWIGELEDELGYLLFDRQSNGLVVVLSEKGELLLPKAKIAIEYLQKFENLALSIHSDSTPLKLAISFGELIDGEGIADVISRLKTSWPNLQISLKNADMTHIQLALDNKLVDFALGIVADSLYPNVGGALVGEENTTLIAHPNNPLCGEPNVQLDMLLSQTSIWSAPYEQTHKYDTALFKSLEMIECSDANTVVSLVKSDLGIALLPEYIVHPAIQSKQVVSLNFDKREIDPSFQLMLYYRLDYPHREVIDEIILALRDWFGYTK is encoded by the coding sequence ATGACCCATATTTGGAGTGGTTGTATTGCTATGGGAAATCGAGAGGATGAAACAGTGCTAACATTTTCAAGTCACAACCTTGAGTGCTTTATCGCCGCTGCTGAAATGGGAACATTTAACAAAGCAGCTCGTAAGTTGGGCAAGTCTTCGTCTACAGTGAGTCGCTGGATAGGTGAACTTGAAGACGAGTTAGGGTATTTGCTTTTTGATCGTCAAAGTAATGGTTTAGTTGTTGTCCTAAGTGAAAAAGGCGAACTTTTACTTCCCAAAGCAAAGATTGCTATTGAATATCTGCAAAAATTTGAGAACCTTGCGCTTTCCATACACAGTGACTCTACACCTCTTAAATTAGCGATCAGTTTTGGTGAGTTAATAGATGGGGAAGGTATTGCCGATGTAATTAGTCGGTTGAAAACATCATGGCCTAACCTACAGATCTCGCTTAAAAATGCGGATATGACCCATATTCAGTTGGCTCTTGATAACAAACTCGTCGATTTTGCACTGGGTATTGTCGCTGATTCCCTTTATCCCAACGTGGGTGGAGCATTAGTTGGTGAAGAAAATACGACTTTGATTGCGCACCCCAATAATCCCTTGTGTGGCGAGCCGAACGTACAATTGGATATGCTGTTGTCGCAAACTTCTATTTGGTCTGCTCCTTATGAACAAACCCATAAATACGATACAGCCTTATTCAAAAGTCTAGAGATGATCGAGTGTAGTGATGCTAATACTGTGGTGTCACTGGTCAAAAGCGACCTAGGGATAGCATTGCTTCCGGAATACATCGTGCACCCAGCGATTCAATCGAAACAAGTGGTGTCGCTTAATTTTGATAAAAGAGAAATCGATCCGTCATTTCAGCTGATGCTGTACTACAGATTGGATTATCCCCACCGTGAAGTTATTGATGAGATCATTCTTGCCCTAAGGGATTGGTTTGGTTATACCAAGTAG
- a CDS encoding nitrate reductase: MSQQQSQQWIKTTCPYCGTGCGVEAKVASDGKVTVRGDAAHPANSGLLCSKGSALGETVIKEGRLQHAYIKGHKEPLNKALSFVAARLSHIIAEHGPESVAFYVSGQLLTEDYYVANKLIKGFIGSSNIDSNSRLCMSSAVAGHKRAFGEDVVPGSYDDLEHAELVTLVGSNLAWCHPIVYQRLKRAKVANPHLKVVVIDPRRTDSCDIADLHLPLNGGTDVALFNGLLAYLSEHGKLNTDYIKHSTEGLEAALQSAVEDAGDLPALAQTCGLEPEALIRFFQLFADNQRCVTVFSQGVNQSSQGVDKVNAIINNHLATGKIGRLGASAFSITGQPNAMGGREVGALSNLLAGHLDYVPEHLAALSQFWQTEQLSQKPGYKAVELFEKIGSGEIKAVWIMGTNPAVSLPESAKVREALLACPLVVVSDCIAETDTTRYADVLLPAAAWGERDGTVTNSERMISRQRAFVSAEGDTKPDWYLLSQVAKNMGFASAFDYQSSADIFSEHAALSGLLSDTGERLFNISGLSGKDQQGFDQLSPQRWPIALETNTDNKSLFSEGRFSTASGKAQLIAVTNQSLQPPSQAFPLVLNTGRVRDQWHTMTRTGLAPQLSSHTSEPLLEIHPQDAANQGLCDGEVVTVNSQVGELKVRLSISEGQKVGYLFMPIHWNTQYSSDGLVSNLVASSVDPISGQPESKYTPVKISAWEYASEAVLLTANALSTQQCQALPVDYWVKQGLGDGYLYRIADTSEPAMLASKLKAFLLSQAKLQSLDFADQVKQHYRSALVVEGELFSSFTAAAKGQLDSSSWLESLLQQPMSDNIRRGVLAGTSPAPDLGKIVCSCHQVRQQTISEVIAEHDCDSAEQVGRHCKAGTNCGSCVPEIKRMIKTVSIE, from the coding sequence GTGTCTCAACAACAATCTCAGCAATGGATCAAAACCACCTGCCCCTATTGTGGTACCGGCTGTGGCGTAGAAGCTAAAGTAGCCAGTGATGGAAAAGTGACCGTAAGAGGCGATGCAGCGCATCCTGCCAATAGCGGCTTGTTGTGCTCAAAAGGCTCCGCGTTAGGTGAAACAGTGATTAAAGAAGGGCGCCTCCAACACGCTTATATTAAGGGCCACAAAGAGCCTTTAAACAAAGCCTTGAGCTTTGTTGCTGCAAGATTAAGCCACATCATTGCCGAACACGGTCCTGAGTCGGTGGCTTTCTATGTGTCAGGCCAACTGTTAACCGAAGACTATTATGTCGCTAATAAGCTGATCAAAGGCTTTATCGGCAGCTCAAATATCGATTCTAATTCACGCTTATGTATGTCTTCAGCGGTGGCTGGGCATAAGCGCGCCTTTGGTGAAGATGTTGTTCCGGGGAGTTACGACGATCTAGAACATGCTGAGCTAGTCACCCTTGTAGGCTCCAATTTAGCTTGGTGTCACCCGATTGTTTACCAACGCTTAAAGCGCGCCAAGGTGGCAAACCCTCATTTAAAAGTCGTGGTGATTGACCCTCGCCGCACCGACAGTTGCGACATCGCCGATTTACATTTGCCTCTGAACGGTGGCACTGACGTAGCTTTGTTTAATGGTTTACTTGCCTACTTAAGTGAGCATGGCAAGCTAAATACTGACTATATCAAACATTCAACTGAAGGCCTTGAAGCGGCGCTGCAGAGCGCGGTTGAAGACGCGGGTGATTTGCCCGCGTTAGCCCAAACCTGTGGTTTAGAGCCAGAAGCCTTAATACGGTTCTTCCAATTATTTGCCGATAATCAGCGTTGTGTCACTGTATTTAGCCAAGGGGTAAACCAAAGTAGCCAAGGTGTAGACAAGGTAAATGCGATTATTAACAATCACTTAGCTACTGGAAAGATCGGCAGGTTAGGCGCTAGCGCATTTTCTATTACCGGTCAGCCTAACGCTATGGGAGGGCGTGAAGTGGGTGCCTTGTCTAATTTGTTGGCAGGGCATCTAGACTATGTTCCGGAGCATTTAGCGGCATTGTCACAGTTTTGGCAAACCGAGCAGCTAAGCCAAAAGCCAGGGTATAAGGCGGTGGAGCTATTTGAAAAAATTGGCAGTGGTGAGATAAAAGCGGTGTGGATCATGGGGACTAACCCAGCGGTAAGTTTGCCCGAATCTGCCAAAGTGAGAGAAGCATTATTGGCATGTCCCTTGGTGGTTGTGTCAGATTGTATTGCTGAAACCGATACAACGCGTTACGCCGACGTATTGTTACCCGCAGCAGCTTGGGGAGAGCGCGATGGTACGGTAACTAACTCTGAACGGATGATCTCGCGCCAGCGAGCGTTTGTAAGTGCCGAAGGTGATACCAAGCCTGATTGGTATCTGCTGAGCCAAGTGGCAAAAAACATGGGTTTCGCCAGCGCATTTGATTATCAAAGTTCTGCTGACATATTTAGTGAGCATGCTGCGTTATCGGGCTTACTCAGTGACACCGGGGAGCGCCTTTTTAACATTAGCGGTTTAAGTGGTAAAGACCAGCAAGGTTTTGATCAATTGAGCCCGCAGCGCTGGCCAATTGCTTTGGAGACGAACACTGATAACAAAAGCTTATTTAGTGAGGGGCGTTTTTCTACTGCTTCTGGTAAAGCCCAGCTGATTGCCGTTACAAATCAATCGTTACAGCCGCCTAGCCAAGCCTTTCCCTTAGTACTGAATACCGGCCGTGTGCGCGACCAATGGCATACAATGACTCGAACCGGCTTGGCGCCGCAGTTAAGTAGCCATACTTCAGAACCCTTATTAGAGATCCATCCACAAGACGCGGCCAATCAAGGGCTATGTGATGGTGAGGTGGTAACTGTAAATAGCCAAGTAGGCGAGCTAAAAGTTCGCTTAAGTATTAGTGAGGGGCAAAAAGTGGGTTACCTATTTATGCCTATTCACTGGAATACGCAGTACTCCAGTGATGGACTGGTAAGTAACCTTGTGGCTAGTTCAGTAGACCCTATCTCCGGGCAACCCGAGAGCAAGTATACCCCGGTAAAAATCAGCGCTTGGGAATATGCCAGCGAAGCGGTATTGCTGACGGCTAACGCCTTATCCACTCAACAATGCCAAGCGTTACCGGTTGATTATTGGGTGAAACAAGGTTTGGGTGACGGCTATTTGTACCGCATTGCCGACACGTCTGAACCAGCAATGTTGGCCAGTAAATTAAAAGCATTCTTGTTATCGCAAGCCAAGTTACAAAGTTTGGATTTTGCCGATCAGGTTAAGCAGCATTATCGTTCTGCGCTAGTGGTGGAAGGGGAGTTGTTTTCTAGCTTTACGGCAGCAGCAAAAGGTCAGCTGGATTCTAGCTCTTGGTTAGAGTCTCTGTTGCAGCAGCCTATGTCGGACAATATTCGTCGAGGTGTATTGGCGGGAACGAGCCCAGCTCCCGATTTGGGTAAGATCGTATGTTCTTGCCATCAGGTTCGTCAACAAACCATCAGCGAGGTGATTGCTGAGCATGACTGCGACAGCGCAGAGCAAGTAGGCCGCCACTGTAAAGCGGGCACAAATTGTGGGTCATGTGTTCCTGAAATTAAGCGCATGATTAAAACGGTTAGCATTGAGTAG
- a CDS encoding sensor domain-containing diguanylate cyclase has product MLDNRTLLVVTALISLGAAVALIALWRAQSRANGAGFWALGMSCIAAGSILISGRGSIPDFISLVMANSFYVLGFLLLLRGLRVFTGRPPIVLLDFGLLPLVAALFYYFNYIEPNLNIRIAVLSAAFVVICAAIVFTLLREKNVPWRSAGVAVAIVFASFGIIHGGRGIVALLSSPGQSFMHASMSSSIVFLGGIFIIGGIAISLILLTYAVLESELRIFSQAVKQSASSIIITDSDGAIDYVNPAATEKSGYLAKELIGQNPRILQSGEMAAEDYAVLWSSISAGDTWRGEFHNRKKNGELFWEIASIAPVTTRNGKISHFVAVKEDITALKDAKKRIHHLAYHDALTGLPTRKLSMDRMESALALARRNNTMVAVLFVDLDGFKAVNDTLGHDAGDQVLKMTTERLCACVREVDTVARIGGDEFLVILSSVIERDAIAIVTERMIHAVATPFTIDSVDVCISASIGIALYPEHSDNPQQLVKLADRAMYAIKHRGKNNYAFLESSA; this is encoded by the coding sequence ATGCTAGATAACCGAACGTTACTGGTGGTAACTGCTCTTATCTCCCTGGGGGCTGCCGTAGCATTGATCGCGCTATGGCGAGCACAGTCTCGTGCTAACGGGGCCGGCTTTTGGGCATTGGGAATGTCTTGTATTGCCGCCGGCAGTATCTTGATTTCCGGGCGCGGTAGCATTCCCGATTTTATTTCTTTGGTTATGGCCAATTCATTTTACGTACTGGGGTTTCTGCTGCTATTGCGCGGCTTACGTGTCTTTACTGGGCGACCTCCCATCGTGTTATTAGACTTTGGGCTTTTGCCATTGGTTGCAGCTCTGTTTTACTATTTTAATTACATTGAACCCAATCTAAATATTAGAATTGCAGTACTTTCAGCGGCCTTTGTTGTGATTTGCGCTGCGATAGTGTTTACCTTATTGCGTGAGAAAAATGTACCTTGGCGCTCTGCTGGGGTCGCCGTCGCCATTGTTTTTGCTTCATTTGGTATTATTCACGGCGGGCGGGGAATCGTTGCTTTGTTGTCCTCGCCAGGACAATCTTTTATGCATGCCAGTATGTCTTCCTCCATCGTGTTTCTTGGCGGTATCTTCATCATCGGTGGGATTGCAATAAGCTTAATATTGCTGACTTATGCGGTCCTTGAGTCTGAATTACGTATTTTTTCCCAAGCGGTAAAGCAATCCGCATCATCGATAATTATTACCGATAGTGACGGGGCTATAGACTACGTGAATCCTGCAGCAACAGAAAAATCCGGCTATCTTGCAAAAGAACTTATCGGCCAAAACCCGCGTATTTTGCAATCGGGTGAAATGGCTGCTGAAGACTACGCAGTGTTGTGGAGTTCCATCTCGGCGGGTGATACTTGGCGGGGAGAGTTTCATAACCGTAAAAAGAACGGCGAACTATTTTGGGAGATAGCCTCAATAGCACCGGTTACAACACGCAATGGTAAAATTAGCCATTTTGTGGCGGTGAAAGAAGATATTACGGCGCTAAAAGACGCAAAAAAACGCATTCATCACTTGGCTTATCATGACGCACTCACCGGTCTACCGACTCGCAAGCTGTCTATGGACCGTATGGAAAGCGCCTTAGCCCTCGCGCGCCGCAATAACACTATGGTGGCGGTGTTATTTGTTGACCTCGATGGGTTCAAAGCGGTTAACGATACACTTGGCCATGATGCTGGGGATCAGGTTTTAAAGATGACTACCGAACGCTTGTGTGCCTGCGTTCGAGAGGTTGATACGGTTGCACGCATCGGCGGAGATGAATTTTTGGTGATACTGAGTAGCGTTATTGAGCGTGATGCTATTGCTATTGTTACCGAAAGAATGATTCACGCCGTCGCTACCCCATTTACTATCGACTCGGTGGACGTGTGTATTAGTGCCAGCATTGGTATAGCCTTATACCCAGAGCATAGTGATAACCCTCAACAACTGGTTAAATTGGCTGACCGCGCGATGTACGCCATAAAACATCGCGGCAAAAACAATTATGCCTTCCTCGAAAGCAGTGCGTAG
- a CDS encoding YdcH family protein, whose product MLGEDHSLAKEFPDLLDTITSLVKRDEAFAKDTKRYNALDKEIRVLELNGAPIDDEAMHQLKHDRSVLKDSLYQRLKKA is encoded by the coding sequence ATGTTAGGTGAAGATCATTCTTTAGCGAAAGAGTTTCCTGATTTACTCGATACCATTACCTCATTGGTAAAGCGCGACGAGGCTTTTGCTAAAGATACTAAACGCTACAATGCGTTAGATAAAGAAATCCGAGTATTGGAGTTAAATGGCGCACCAATCGATGATGAAGCTATGCATCAGCTCAAGCATGATCGCTCGGTATTGAAAGACTCTTTGTATCAACGTTTGAAAAAAGCCTAA